Proteins encoded by one window of Oxobacter pfennigii:
- a CDS encoding AlkA N-terminal domain-containing protein produces MLENKSGLYAAFMAKDTRFDGRFFVGISSTGIYCRPVCRAKQPKAENCTFYHTAAEAEQAGYRPCLLCRPELAPGSSIADATANLVYRAARMLEENCGSGQSLGEISERLGCTDRHLRRVFTAEYNVSPVQYLQTCRLLLAKNLLTDTDLPVLEVAMAAGFGSLRRFNDLFKKHYYLSPTALRKRTLEEKKHNSDVTLALGYRPPYPWEEMLRFLAGRVIPGIDIVKDNTYMRTVHSVTAEGKHVYGWVRVGHRPQKNALTVTVSETLLPVLPQVLARVRHLFDLYCDPDAVYETLRVMNDIRPGLCVLGTRLPGCFNAFEMAVRAVLGQQITVKAASTLAARIVDTYGMPIQTGIEGLTRVFPSPEDILALDGPIENHFGPLGVIAARSRTIYELARAIVQGEINFDLPVQPEEEIKKLMTIRGIGSWTAQYVAMRAMEWPDAFLETDVGVKKALQPFTSKELLEMSEAWRPWRSYATTNLWNTL; encoded by the coding sequence ATGCTGGAAAACAAAAGCGGACTATATGCGGCATTTATGGCGAAAGATACGCGCTTTGACGGACGTTTCTTCGTAGGTATATCGTCTACGGGAATATATTGTCGTCCAGTGTGCCGGGCAAAGCAGCCCAAAGCTGAAAACTGTACTTTTTATCATACGGCAGCAGAAGCCGAACAAGCCGGATACCGCCCATGCCTTTTGTGCAGACCGGAACTTGCCCCTGGTTCTTCTATAGCTGATGCTACCGCTAATTTGGTTTACCGGGCAGCAAGAATGTTGGAAGAAAACTGCGGGAGTGGACAAAGTTTAGGCGAGATTTCCGAAAGGCTTGGTTGCACTGACAGACATTTACGGCGTGTTTTTACAGCGGAATACAATGTATCGCCGGTGCAATACCTGCAAACATGCAGATTGCTTCTTGCTAAGAATTTGCTTACAGATACTGACTTGCCGGTACTTGAAGTTGCAATGGCTGCTGGTTTTGGAAGTCTGCGTCGATTTAACGATCTTTTCAAAAAGCATTATTATCTTTCTCCCACAGCTTTGCGGAAACGTACTTTGGAGGAAAAAAAGCATAATAGTGATGTGACTTTGGCGTTAGGCTATCGCCCGCCTTATCCTTGGGAAGAAATGCTCCGCTTCCTTGCCGGACGTGTAATTCCAGGGATTGATATAGTAAAAGATAACACATATATGCGAACTGTACATTCAGTAACCGCAGAGGGAAAGCATGTGTATGGATGGGTGCGGGTAGGCCACAGACCGCAAAAGAATGCTTTGACCGTAACAGTGAGCGAAACCTTGCTGCCTGTATTGCCACAAGTATTAGCACGGGTAAGACACCTGTTTGACTTGTATTGTGACCCGGATGCAGTGTATGAAACGCTCCGGGTAATGAACGACATACGTCCCGGCCTTTGTGTTTTGGGTACTCGTTTGCCGGGTTGCTTTAACGCTTTTGAGATGGCGGTGCGAGCAGTGCTTGGGCAGCAAATCACCGTTAAGGCGGCAAGCACATTGGCCGCAAGAATTGTTGATACTTACGGTATGCCGATTCAAACAGGGATTGAGGGCTTAACCCGTGTTTTCCCTTCACCCGAAGATATATTGGCTTTAGACGGCCCTATTGAAAATCATTTTGGCCCGTTAGGTGTTATTGCAGCACGTTCAAGAACGATTTATGAACTGGCAAGGGCAATTGTGCAAGGGGAAATTAATTTTGATCTCCCGGTCCAACCGGAAGAAGAAATAAAAAAGCTGATGACAATTCGAGGCATTGGTAGTTGGACGGCACAGTACGTCGCCATGCGGGCTATGGAATGGCCGGATGCTTTTCTTGAAACGGACGTTGGTGTAAAAAAGGCACTCCAGCCTTTCACATCAAAAGAGCTGCTGGAAATGTCGGAAGCGTGGCGGCCGTGGCGCAGTTACGCTACAACCAATCTTTGGAATACGCTATAA
- a CDS encoding glycine betaine ABC transporter substrate-binding protein, whose translation MSMVNSFVDFVFSRSSQILDLIVEHIGLTSIAVIIAIIIGIPLGILITRVNKLSVPILGFANLIQAVPSLALLGFLIPVFGIGSKPAITMVFLYSLLPIVKNTYTGLININPDIIEASRGMGMTKGQILRMVQIPLALPIIMTGIRISAVTAVGLMTIAAFIGAGGLGYMVFSGVQTVNNNMVLAGAIPACLLALTIDFIVGKIEKGVTPPGIRKADGTIKLQKRKKKSFGLVKKAIALCLAAVLVATGVLFFTRENDKIVIGSKNFNEQLILGNMLATLIEKNTDIKVDRKLNLGGTSIAFNALKAGELDIYVEYTGTALVDIMGQPPINDSDKVYDMASDYFNKNYNITWLMPLGFNNTYTLAVRKDTAQKYNLKSFSDLAKISDQLVLGCTIEFSNREDGYLGLKKNYNMNFKDISTVDGGLRYTSLNSNNTDVIDAFSTDGLIKAFDLKVLKDDKNFFPPYHAAPIISNKTLEKNPELKDLINKLAGKLDDEKMRELNYKVDKLNEDPAKVAEDYLRENGLIN comes from the coding sequence ATGAGTATGGTAAATTCGTTTGTAGATTTTGTATTTTCGAGAAGCAGTCAGATTTTGGATTTGATTGTAGAGCATATAGGATTGACCTCAATTGCGGTGATTATAGCAATAATTATCGGAATTCCGTTAGGTATACTGATAACCAGAGTAAATAAATTATCGGTCCCAATTCTGGGCTTTGCAAATCTAATACAGGCAGTTCCCAGCCTGGCTTTATTAGGATTTTTGATTCCTGTTTTCGGTATAGGAAGCAAGCCTGCCATTACTATGGTTTTTCTGTATTCGCTGCTTCCAATAGTAAAGAACACTTATACCGGGCTTATAAATATTAATCCTGATATAATAGAAGCTTCAAGAGGTATGGGAATGACGAAGGGACAAATACTCAGGATGGTTCAGATTCCTCTTGCGCTTCCGATAATTATGACCGGCATAAGGATATCAGCAGTCACTGCCGTGGGGCTTATGACCATAGCAGCCTTTATCGGCGCAGGGGGACTTGGATATATGGTGTTCTCGGGAGTACAGACGGTTAATAATAATATGGTTTTAGCCGGTGCTATTCCTGCATGTTTATTAGCTCTGACAATTGACTTTATTGTGGGGAAGATTGAAAAAGGTGTGACACCTCCGGGAATAAGGAAGGCAGACGGCACAATTAAACTTCAAAAGAGGAAAAAGAAAAGCTTTGGTTTAGTGAAAAAGGCTATAGCTTTATGTTTGGCGGCTGTTTTAGTTGCTACGGGTGTTCTATTTTTCACAAGGGAAAATGATAAAATTGTAATTGGCTCTAAAAATTTTAATGAGCAGCTTATACTTGGTAATATGCTTGCTACGTTAATAGAGAAGAATACAGATATCAAGGTTGATAGAAAATTAAATCTGGGCGGCACAAGTATAGCCTTTAATGCCTTAAAGGCAGGAGAATTGGATATATATGTAGAATACACCGGAACGGCTCTGGTTGATATAATGGGGCAGCCTCCAATTAATGACTCGGATAAAGTATATGATATGGCAAGCGACTATTTTAATAAAAATTATAATATAACATGGCTTATGCCCCTTGGATTTAACAATACTTATACTCTGGCGGTAAGAAAAGATACTGCTCAGAAGTATAATCTGAAATCGTTTTCAGACCTGGCTAAAATATCTGACCAGCTTGTATTAGGTTGTACGATTGAGTTCAGTAATAGAGAAGACGGATATTTAGGATTAAAGAAGAATTATAATATGAATTTTAAAGATATCAGTACTGTCGACGGAGGTTTACGATACACATCGTTAAATAGTAATAATACAGATGTGATTGATGCATTTTCAACCGATGGCCTGATAAAGGCTTTTGATCTTAAAGTCTTAAAAGATGACAAGAATTTCTTTCCTCCGTACCATGCGGCACCTATTATAAGCAATAAGACACTGGAGAAGAACCCAGAGCTTAAGGATTTAATAAATAAGCTTGCCGGAAAGCTTGATGATGAGAAAATGAGGGAGTTAAATTACAAGGTAGATAAGTTAAATGAGGATCCTGCTAAAGTAGCGGAAGACTATCTGCGGGAAAATGGACTTATCAACTAA